Proteins encoded within one genomic window of Candidatus Nezhaarchaeota archaeon:
- a CDS encoding Lrp/AsnC ligand binding domain-containing protein, with protein sequence MVNACILMRTERGRSDDVVAKVRQLEGVKVAFPTFGRYDVVVDVEVDDFKSLGQLVQKISRLSGVVFTETLVELQT encoded by the coding sequence ATGGTAAATGCCTGCATTCTTATGAGGACTGAGAGAGGCAGGAGCGATGACGTTGTAGCTAAGGTCAGGCAACTCGAAGGCGTGAAAGTGGCTTTTCCAACATTCGGGAGATACGATGTGGTCGTGGACGTGGAGGTCGATGATTTCAAATCTCTTGGTCAGCTGGTTCAGAAGATAAGTAGGCTTTCAGGAGTCGTATTCACAGAGACGCTTGTCGAACTCCAAACTTAA
- a CDS encoding Lrp/AsnC ligand binding domain-containing protein — MMVNAVVLIKSVATKQDELINKLKVLEYVRKVYPCYGRFDVVVFIDAPDIDKVKLLTLKINSMDGVRSTETLLEA, encoded by the coding sequence ATGATGGTCAATGCAGTGGTATTAATTAAATCAGTGGCGACTAAGCAGGACGAACTGATCAACAAGCTAAAGGTTTTGGAGTACGTTAGAAAGGTTTATCCATGTTATGGGAGGTTCGACGTCGTCGTGTTCATAGATGCCCCCGACATCGACAAGGTGAAGCTATTAACGCTAAAGATAAATTCAATGGATGGAGTTAGAAGCACCGAAACGCTTCTCGAGGCTTAA
- the hisIE gene encoding bifunctional phosphoribosyl-AMP cyclohydrolase/phosphoribosyl-ATP diphosphatase HisIE — protein MSTRSFNVQALLKKLDFNKLNGLVPVVTVDVSTGRVLMLAFMDKEALIRTAETGLMHYWSRSRGKLWLKGEESGHYQKVVGVYVDCDNDSLLFLVEQVGVACHKGRPSCFHCKVEDGTKEEELGGGGSILSQLQEVIDLRLKEKPEGSYTWRLASKGLQAVLKKVHEELFEFTHASLLEDEEKVVAEAADLLYHLMLALSLRSLSIEDVMRELTRRRYKEASGSAS, from the coding sequence ATGAGCACTCGAAGTTTTAATGTGCAGGCTCTACTCAAGAAGCTAGACTTCAATAAACTTAATGGCTTGGTCCCAGTTGTAACAGTCGACGTCTCCACTGGTAGGGTGTTGATGCTAGCCTTCATGGATAAAGAGGCTCTAATTCGAACAGCTGAAACTGGCTTAATGCATTACTGGAGTAGGAGTAGAGGAAAACTATGGCTCAAAGGCGAGGAGTCTGGACATTATCAGAAGGTTGTAGGAGTGTATGTGGATTGTGATAACGACTCCCTCCTCTTCTTAGTAGAGCAAGTAGGGGTTGCATGTCACAAGGGAAGGCCCTCTTGTTTTCACTGCAAAGTTGAGGACGGCACTAAAGAAGAGGAGTTAGGAGGAGGGGGGTCAATACTTTCTCAACTTCAAGAAGTGATAGATCTGAGGTTGAAGGAGAAGCCTGAAGGCTCGTATACGTGGAGACTCGCATCTAAAGGCCTTCAAGCAGTGTTGAAGAAGGTGCATGAGGAGCTTTTCGAGTTCACGCATGCCTCTCTTTTGGAGGATGAGGAGAAAGTCGTGGCTGAAGCCGCTGATTTACTATACCACTTGATGCTAGCGTTATCTCTTAGGAGCTTGTCCATAGAGGACGTTATGAGGGAGCTCACTAGAAGAAGGTATAAGGAAGCTAGTGGTTCAGCAAGTTAA
- a CDS encoding Mth938-like domain-containing protein produces the protein MRIDEYGFGKIVIDGKKYNRDVVITPKEVREWWRVKGHEVCVKDLELIENEDLDVLIIGTGYFGIVKVLPEVKEWAKKRGVELIALPTREACNLYNEKSREKRVVAALHLTC, from the coding sequence ATGCGCATCGATGAATATGGGTTTGGAAAGATAGTGATCGATGGGAAGAAGTACAATAGGGATGTGGTGATAACCCCAAAGGAGGTGAGGGAGTGGTGGAGGGTCAAGGGACATGAGGTTTGCGTTAAGGACCTAGAGTTAATAGAGAACGAGGACCTGGACGTCCTGATAATAGGGACGGGATACTTCGGGATAGTTAAGGTACTGCCAGAGGTCAAGGAGTGGGCTAAGAAGAGAGGGGTAGAGCTTATAGCTCTACCAACGAGAGAGGCTTGCAACCTCTATAATGAGAAAAGTAGAGAGAAGAGGGTTGTGGCGGCATTGCACTTAACTTGCTGA
- a CDS encoding helix-turn-helix domain-containing protein, whose product MSISESDLFKIYQALGNPHRRNIIMLLGENPEGLTFSELRKMLNLSVGTLYYNLDQLDDLICQKSDKRYALSKKGLIAYRMLKDDLEKIKSEPSSDLVSRLQAMFFPRWFFMFLESRGSLLPLLAIAVILMGSIACEYNGLVLNITWIGHTMTPFLGFSSFIWSWLITSIASFVIVSRNIKEKLKVIPRYLAEMGFATFPLAIFVAVEPMLRLTIIKVVTQVMLWLLAIILMSSALSRSTRCKPEIALLVVILVMFIATLAIPQLVTIH is encoded by the coding sequence GTGTCAATTAGCGAATCAGACCTATTCAAGATATATCAAGCTCTCGGAAACCCTCATAGAAGAAACATAATAATGCTATTAGGTGAGAACCCGGAGGGCTTGACATTTTCAGAGCTAAGGAAGATGCTTAATCTAAGCGTTGGTACTCTATACTACAATTTAGATCAACTCGATGATTTAATTTGTCAGAAGAGCGATAAAAGGTACGCTTTAAGTAAGAAGGGCCTTATAGCCTACAGGATGTTGAAAGATGACCTTGAGAAGATAAAGAGCGAGCCCTCTTCGGATCTCGTCAGCAGGCTTCAAGCAATGTTCTTTCCCAGATGGTTCTTCATGTTTCTAGAGAGCAGAGGGAGCTTATTGCCATTGCTTGCCATCGCAGTTATATTGATGGGTTCGATAGCTTGCGAGTACAACGGCTTGGTCTTGAACATTACTTGGATAGGTCATACCATGACACCTTTTTTAGGCTTCTCGAGCTTCATTTGGAGTTGGTTGATAACGTCGATAGCATCATTTGTAATCGTTTCACGCAATATTAAAGAAAAACTTAAGGTAATTCCAAGGTATCTAGCCGAAATGGGCTTCGCCACGTTCCCGTTAGCAATATTCGTGGCTGTAGAGCCCATGCTGCGCTTGACGATAATTAAAGTAGTCACTCAAGTGATGTTATGGTTGCTAGCGATAATACTCATGTCCTCTGCCCTGAGTCGCTCTACTCGATGTAAACCTGAAATCGCTCTTTTGGTAGTGATCCTCGTCATGTTCATTGCTACTCTAGCAATCCCTCAGCTAGTAACGATACATTGA
- a CDS encoding DUF6293 family protein produces the protein MATFICFVGHDLMRIVDGINYWKSREVIDDIILVQDKKKDKYGYASRLNAKDLQKILTFAGKEPQIISVNPQSYEDVFSTIYSVVRSRVEDYGGRVYIDATSTTKEAYGAVVTVALMFEGVRLYIVPPAERGWYVPDIDSPEFQTWFSKVRNVRGLQPQEIFLPGFRLERLTYEEERVLMVLDSKGGETDSIKTLIQWYGEDPKDPKVKNKFSRLVNKLSSKGLLISEAGARAKAIKLTEFGRIYARALRYHYAQKKKSETAPYPAI, from the coding sequence ATGGCCACCTTCATATGCTTCGTGGGACACGATCTAATGAGGATAGTAGACGGGATAAATTACTGGAAAAGCAGAGAGGTCATAGACGACATAATACTAGTTCAAGATAAGAAGAAGGACAAGTACGGTTATGCTTCTAGACTTAATGCCAAGGACCTTCAGAAGATACTAACCTTTGCTGGCAAGGAACCTCAAATAATATCAGTTAACCCTCAAAGCTACGAAGACGTGTTCTCAACAATTTACTCCGTTGTTCGAAGTAGGGTCGAAGATTATGGGGGGAGGGTTTACATAGACGCAACGTCGACGACCAAAGAGGCTTATGGAGCTGTGGTGACGGTCGCCCTTATGTTTGAGGGCGTGAGGTTGTACATAGTCCCTCCAGCTGAGCGAGGATGGTACGTTCCAGACATTGACTCACCCGAGTTCCAAACATGGTTCAGCAAGGTCAGAAATGTGAGAGGACTTCAACCACAGGAAATATTTCTACCAGGCTTTAGGCTTGAGAGACTAACGTATGAGGAGGAAAGGGTGTTAATGGTCTTAGATAGCAAGGGCGGTGAGACGGACTCAATAAAGACCTTAATTCAATGGTACGGCGAGGACCCTAAAGACCCGAAGGTCAAAAACAAGTTTAGTAGGCTCGTGAATAAGCTATCGTCTAAGGGTCTCTTAATAAGTGAGGCAGGTGCAAGAGCTAAAGCGATTAAGTTGACAGAATTTGGAAGGATATACGCTAGGGCCCTAAGATATCACTATGCGCAGAAGAAGAAAAGCGAGACAGCACCTTATCCAGCCATATGA
- a CDS encoding NAD+ synthase: MASIIPPLDNSKVVSEVCSFIRRVVEEAGVKGLVIGLSGGVDSSVTAYLAVKALGPSRVKALIMPDYRATPKSDVEDAWSVAKELNIEAKEVDIAPICDAIVENHPYKVKDDILAMGNVRARVRMVLLYYAANTMRMMVCGASDKSEIMIGYFTKYGDGGVDIMPIGDLYKTDVRRLAKYLGIPDKISLKPSSPRLWPGQTAEGELGISYDIIDPILFLVYERGYRPEEVALRVGVSLEVVNSVIRRVESSRHKRAIPPFPSVSHLRSR; this comes from the coding sequence ATGGCCAGCATAATCCCTCCATTAGATAACTCAAAAGTCGTGTCTGAGGTATGTTCCTTCATAAGGAGGGTGGTTGAAGAAGCTGGTGTCAAGGGCCTGGTCATAGGACTCAGCGGAGGAGTTGATTCTTCTGTCACAGCCTACTTAGCAGTGAAGGCCTTGGGACCTAGTAGAGTGAAGGCCTTGATAATGCCGGATTATAGAGCAACACCTAAAAGTGACGTGGAGGACGCGTGGAGTGTAGCTAAGGAGCTGAATATAGAGGCGAAGGAAGTTGATATAGCGCCTATATGCGATGCCATAGTTGAAAATCATCCATATAAGGTCAAGGACGACATTCTTGCAATGGGTAATGTGAGGGCTAGGGTTAGAATGGTGCTTCTGTATTACGCGGCAAACACCATGAGGATGATGGTGTGCGGTGCTAGCGATAAATCTGAGATAATGATAGGTTACTTCACTAAGTATGGTGATGGTGGAGTTGACATAATGCCCATAGGGGACTTATATAAAACCGACGTCAGGCGATTGGCGAAATACTTGGGGATACCGGACAAGATATCTCTCAAGCCCAGTAGTCCAAGACTGTGGCCTGGCCAAACAGCTGAAGGAGAGCTCGGCATTAGCTACGACATCATAGACCCCATACTCTTCCTAGTCTATGAGAGAGGTTACAGACCAGAAGAGGTCGCGTTGAGGGTTGGGGTAAGCTTAGAGGTCGTTAATTCAGTGATCAGGAGAGTTGAGTCTTCGAGACACAAAAGGGCAATACCTCCCTTCCCCTCAGTATCCCACTTAAGATCCCGCTAA
- a CDS encoding YkgJ family cysteine cluster protein, with amino-acid sequence MKCIRCGKCCSRTEILLSNEDVARIEALGYDRKDFVVRSGPYLKLRKVDGYCFFFDAYEKTCEIYPYRPMSCKLYPVIYVLGKGPEVDRSCPMAYTVSKAELTRKGKLLEQHLSRIFKRAKRVYLASLQK; translated from the coding sequence TTGAAATGTATTAGGTGCGGCAAATGCTGCTCAAGGACTGAAATACTGCTTTCAAACGAAGATGTGGCGAGGATAGAGGCCTTAGGCTACGACAGGAAGGACTTTGTGGTGAGGTCTGGTCCATACCTAAAATTAAGGAAGGTGGATGGGTACTGCTTTTTCTTCGACGCTTATGAAAAGACTTGCGAGATATATCCATACAGACCCATGAGTTGCAAGCTCTATCCAGTGATATACGTCTTAGGGAAGGGTCCAGAAGTTGATAGGAGCTGCCCAATGGCTTACACGGTGTCTAAGGCTGAGCTAACGAGGAAGGGTAAGCTGCTTGAGCAGCACTTAAGCAGGATATTCAAAAGGGCTAAGAGGGTATATTTGGCTAGCTTGCAAAAGTAG
- a CDS encoding haloacid dehalogenase: protein MRSSINELSKRLLSKVEAKEDLSLKARKAIRLCGEAVSLSHRDQVLEAKERLREAKEIIEELRPKQQDLDLEVFNVLLQEYVEAEALVRIVEGGDIPSINELQVTDEAYVLGLADLVGELRRRVLEEIRKGNASKAEHLYTLMKELYELLWPLEYPKSLVPGLRHKIDVMRRIVDDTLHDLTLMKMLSFR, encoded by the coding sequence GTGAGAAGCTCCATCAACGAGCTCTCTAAGAGACTTTTGAGCAAGGTTGAGGCCAAGGAAGACCTCTCACTAAAAGCTCGTAAAGCCATAAGACTCTGCGGTGAAGCCGTCTCGCTCTCCCATAGGGATCAAGTTCTCGAGGCTAAGGAGAGATTGAGAGAAGCTAAGGAGATTATTGAGGAGCTAAGACCTAAGCAACAAGACCTCGACCTGGAAGTCTTCAACGTTCTGCTTCAGGAGTACGTAGAGGCCGAAGCACTCGTAAGGATCGTGGAGGGAGGGGACATTCCATCAATCAACGAACTTCAAGTGACTGACGAAGCCTACGTACTAGGCCTAGCTGACTTAGTAGGGGAACTTAGGAGGAGGGTCCTTGAGGAGATAAGGAAGGGCAATGCTTCCAAGGCTGAGCACCTCTATACGTTAATGAAGGAGCTTTACGAGCTACTATGGCCCTTAGAGTATCCCAAATCCTTAGTGCCAGGCCTTAGGCACAAGATAGATGTCATGAGGAGGATAGTGGATGATACGCTGCATGACCTAACATTAATGAAGATGTTGAGTTTCCGTTAA
- a CDS encoding FeoA family protein: MSMEGDALSCALEVVMTLRKKGLYPNDSSIAEELRIPLDQVKQVMEEAVKQGFVVKKDDYYDLTEEGLKKVIRHRELFIHDRFVHGDSRWSCGITDWSRHWRQRHGLTRGLLASFYNALTELEGRVEDLKSLSEMRPGERGVIVSMACGLGVARRVAEMGLTPGVEVLVTRRAPLRGPIEVEVRGTRVVLGYGLASKIAVKVVRAPQ, translated from the coding sequence ATGAGCATGGAAGGCGACGCGCTTTCCTGCGCTTTAGAGGTAGTGATGACGCTTAGAAAGAAGGGGTTGTATCCCAACGATTCCTCGATAGCTGAAGAGCTTCGCATCCCTCTCGATCAAGTCAAGCAAGTGATGGAGGAGGCGGTAAAGCAAGGCTTTGTCGTAAAGAAGGACGACTACTATGATCTGACAGAGGAAGGCTTAAAGAAGGTGATAAGGCATAGAGAGCTTTTCATTCACGATCGCTTCGTTCACGGTGATAGTAGGTGGAGTTGCGGCATAACAGATTGGAGCAGACATTGGAGGCAGAGACACGGCTTAACAAGAGGCCTTCTTGCAAGCTTCTACAACGCGCTAACTGAGTTAGAAGGCAGGGTTGAAGACCTCAAGTCGCTGAGTGAGATGAGACCTGGAGAGAGGGGTGTAATCGTATCGATGGCATGCGGTCTCGGAGTTGCAAGGAGAGTTGCGGAGATGGGCCTAACGCCCGGGGTTGAGGTACTTGTAACAAGGAGGGCCCCCTTGAGAGGGCCCATAGAGGTTGAGGTTAGAGGTACGAGAGTCGTCCTGGGCTACGGATTGGCATCGAAGATAGCAGTCAAGGTCGTGAGGGCACCTCAATGA
- the feoB gene encoding ferrous iron transport protein B encodes MKRNLTIALAGNANVGKSCIFNKLTGLSQMVGNWPGKTVEKAEGTLYFQGYKIRVIDLPGTYSLSTYSAEEVIVRDYLLSREADVIVNVVDASALERNLYLTLQLMELQVPLIIALNQVDMAEKKGLMIDHEELSRLLGVKVVPTVAITGKGLNELLQTVIEAVEKGHQLVAKAPTYGREVEERIKCLEDNIKKLEISKKYPSRWLSIKLLERDPLVIEMVSKSEGGAEVIRLADELISELEEVHGESSPVIMAAERYAKIVEIISKAQRIVAPPRVKWERIFDYVTTHSVLGYLILLSVIAGMLSLVSYFGGLLSEVIESYVGEPLMAVVETLLQALPAEVVDIVTHGLIAGLVAGLVIILPFIIPFYAILSILEDTGYLPRAAYLTDSFMHKIGLHGKALLPILLGFGCNVPACVGCRILETDRERTLCGLAVTFVPCGARTVVILGLVGVYVGILPALSIYFITFMVLLLVTKLAYEVMPGEPMDLIMEMPPYRRPSLKIVALKTWSKTKSFAVVAFPIIVVGSLVVETLRVVNLIDPIVSAMEPLIVGLLGLPAEAAVPLIFGFLRKELALVMLAEALRTYDFSLVMTPSQMYVFALVVAIYIPCVATFAALVREFGWIRALSISLTTLMVAVLIGTLAHIALIALSF; translated from the coding sequence ATGAAACGTAATCTTACTATAGCCTTAGCCGGCAATGCGAACGTTGGGAAGAGCTGCATATTCAATAAGTTAACTGGCCTTAGCCAGATGGTCGGTAATTGGCCAGGCAAGACCGTGGAGAAAGCCGAGGGCACCCTTTATTTTCAAGGCTATAAGATAAGGGTGATAGACCTACCAGGGACATACTCACTCTCAACGTACTCAGCTGAGGAGGTCATAGTAAGGGATTACTTACTATCTCGCGAAGCCGATGTGATAGTAAATGTAGTGGATGCCTCAGCTTTAGAGCGAAATCTCTACTTAACACTTCAGCTCATGGAGCTACAAGTTCCGCTCATAATAGCCTTAAACCAAGTAGACATGGCTGAGAAGAAGGGGTTAATGATAGATCACGAGGAGCTATCTAGACTCTTAGGCGTCAAGGTAGTGCCGACAGTTGCCATAACGGGTAAGGGTCTTAACGAGCTCCTTCAGACAGTGATTGAGGCTGTCGAGAAGGGTCACCAGTTAGTAGCGAAGGCCCCAACATACGGTAGAGAGGTTGAGGAGAGGATTAAGTGCTTAGAAGATAACATCAAGAAGCTTGAGATAAGCAAGAAGTACCCTTCCCGATGGCTTAGCATAAAGCTCCTCGAAAGAGACCCCTTAGTCATAGAGATGGTGTCTAAGAGTGAGGGAGGAGCCGAGGTAATCAGGCTAGCTGATGAGTTAATAAGCGAGCTGGAAGAAGTGCATGGAGAATCGTCGCCCGTAATAATGGCTGCTGAGAGGTACGCCAAGATAGTTGAAATAATCTCTAAGGCTCAAAGAATAGTTGCCCCTCCAAGGGTTAAGTGGGAGAGGATCTTTGATTACGTGACCACGCACTCAGTGCTTGGTTACTTAATATTACTTTCAGTGATAGCAGGGATGCTTAGTCTAGTGTCTTACTTTGGAGGTCTCTTATCAGAGGTCATAGAGAGCTACGTAGGAGAGCCATTAATGGCAGTAGTTGAGACGCTACTACAAGCCCTCCCAGCAGAAGTCGTAGACATCGTAACTCACGGTTTAATAGCGGGCTTAGTAGCAGGGCTCGTTATAATCCTTCCATTCATAATACCATTCTATGCAATCCTCTCAATACTGGAAGATACAGGATACCTGCCCAGAGCAGCCTATTTAACTGACAGTTTCATGCACAAGATCGGTCTTCATGGAAAAGCTCTCCTACCAATACTGTTAGGCTTTGGATGCAACGTCCCAGCCTGCGTGGGATGTAGAATTCTTGAGACGGATAGGGAGCGAACCCTATGTGGGTTAGCTGTAACCTTCGTTCCCTGTGGCGCTAGGACGGTAGTCATACTAGGGCTTGTCGGGGTATACGTAGGTATACTCCCAGCCCTATCGATATACTTCATAACTTTCATGGTCTTACTCCTAGTGACTAAGCTGGCCTACGAGGTGATGCCCGGTGAGCCTATGGACTTGATAATGGAAATGCCCCCGTATAGGAGACCCAGCTTGAAGATAGTAGCTCTTAAGACTTGGAGCAAGACCAAGAGCTTTGCCGTCGTTGCCTTCCCGATAATAGTAGTTGGAAGTCTCGTCGTAGAGACGCTTAGGGTCGTGAATTTAATAGATCCCATAGTCTCGGCCATGGAGCCTCTAATCGTGGGGTTACTGGGCTTACCAGCTGAAGCCGCAGTACCGCTTATCTTCGGCTTTCTCCGAAAGGAGCTAGCCTTGGTAATGTTAGCAGAAGCGCTGAGGACCTACGACTTCTCGCTCGTAATGACGCCTAGTCAAATGTACGTTTTCGCATTAGTTGTTGCAATCTACATACCATGTGTTGCAACCTTTGCTGCATTGGTAAGAGAATTTGGATGGATAAGAGCTTTATCGATATCACTTACGACCTTAATGGTCGCAGTGCTTATTGGAACCTTAGCACACATAGCTTTAATCGCACTTAGCTTCTAA
- a CDS encoding DNA topoisomerase, giving the protein MRLHWKDSLHHELRGVEADVLVVCEKDSVAKAVASALSSGWVTLRVKGVPCYRFDKDGKRWIVIGLRGHLMDFDFDERFNDWDYVDPKELFKVQPIRVIRDESAKYVEVLRDLGRRVEEVVLALDADVEGEGIAFEVIDVIRAVNPYAEFKRAWFSSLDNEELLQAFNNLRSPNKNLAEKSFARSIIDLVVGASFTRLLTLKVREVNPLALPKGRFISYGPCQSPTLYFVVKRALERESFESQKFYKIVAKLKIGDREVEVEHIRGRFSSKDEAEKVREKVKGALKAKVEDVKVTRSERAPPKPLDTVELESLASRYLNMRAKRTLDVAEELYRRGFISYPRTETQIYPPSAYNRLKSFAAHPDFGDYVKRLLAQGAKPTSGAKDDKAHPPIHPIKAATRGEVEKEVGRDGWRLYELIARHFIATFSSPAQLESKKYVLSIGGEKFVYATLEVIDKGFLAIYDYDYPKVVPHLPIKVGDEVRVLSIEVKEGRTEPPPYLSESELLKLMEKWGIGTDATMQDHIQTNIDRGYMYIEARRCIPTELGKRLITQLEKHVPELVRPEVRSMMEKQLIKIAQGEEEMSSVISKAKDYFLAQYLKLEERIHEVARSIAEVSLRSILEVEQRSKRTKRVRKKSKQ; this is encoded by the coding sequence CGCTTCGCGTGAAAGGTGTACCGTGCTATCGTTTCGATAAAGATGGTAAGAGGTGGATTGTTATTGGTCTTAGAGGTCACTTAATGGACTTCGACTTCGACGAGAGGTTTAACGACTGGGATTATGTGGATCCGAAGGAGCTTTTCAAGGTCCAGCCGATCAGAGTTATTCGAGATGAAAGTGCAAAATACGTTGAGGTTTTGAGGGATCTTGGTAGGAGAGTTGAGGAGGTGGTCTTAGCTCTCGATGCTGATGTGGAGGGAGAGGGGATAGCATTCGAGGTCATTGACGTAATTAGAGCCGTTAATCCATATGCTGAGTTCAAGAGAGCCTGGTTCTCAAGCTTAGATAACGAGGAGCTACTGCAAGCGTTTAACAACTTGAGATCTCCCAACAAGAACCTGGCCGAGAAGAGCTTTGCCAGGTCAATCATAGACCTCGTAGTTGGGGCCTCATTTACAAGGCTTTTAACTCTGAAGGTCAGGGAGGTCAACCCATTAGCACTGCCCAAGGGTCGCTTTATAAGCTATGGTCCTTGTCAAAGCCCGACGCTCTACTTCGTCGTCAAGAGGGCTCTAGAAAGGGAAAGCTTTGAGAGCCAAAAGTTCTACAAGATCGTGGCTAAGTTGAAGATAGGCGATAGAGAGGTGGAAGTGGAGCATATCAGGGGGAGGTTTAGCTCTAAAGATGAGGCTGAGAAAGTCAGAGAGAAAGTTAAGGGCGCTTTAAAGGCTAAGGTCGAGGACGTAAAGGTGACTAGAAGTGAGAGAGCACCACCAAAGCCCCTTGATACCGTGGAGCTTGAGAGCTTAGCTAGCAGATACCTCAACATGAGAGCTAAGAGGACGTTGGACGTAGCTGAGGAGCTATATCGAAGGGGCTTCATAAGCTATCCGAGGACTGAAACGCAGATATACCCTCCTTCGGCTTATAATAGGCTAAAGTCTTTCGCAGCACACCCAGACTTTGGAGACTACGTTAAGAGGTTATTAGCTCAAGGTGCTAAGCCGACTTCAGGAGCTAAAGATGATAAAGCTCACCCACCCATACACCCCATTAAGGCTGCTACTAGAGGTGAGGTTGAAAAGGAGGTTGGGAGAGATGGTTGGAGGCTATACGAGCTGATAGCTAGGCACTTCATTGCTACGTTTAGTTCACCGGCTCAACTTGAAAGTAAGAAGTATGTGCTAAGCATAGGCGGGGAGAAATTCGTCTATGCAACCCTTGAAGTCATCGACAAAGGCTTCCTCGCTATATACGATTACGACTATCCTAAGGTAGTCCCACACCTGCCGATCAAGGTTGGTGATGAGGTTCGAGTCCTAAGCATTGAGGTTAAGGAAGGACGTACAGAGCCGCCACCTTACCTCTCCGAAAGTGAGCTTCTGAAGCTCATGGAAAAGTGGGGTATAGGAACGGATGCAACCATGCAGGATCACATTCAGACGAACATAGATCGAGGGTACATGTACATAGAGGCTAGACGATGCATACCTACTGAGCTTGGTAAACGCTTAATAACTCAGCTCGAAAAGCACGTACCTGAGCTAGTTAGACCGGAAGTTAGGAGCATGATGGAGAAGCAACTAATTAAAATAGCGCAAGGCGAAGAAGAGATGAGCTCCGTGATATCGAAAGCTAAGGATTACTTCCTTGCCCAGTACCTAAAGCTCGAGGAGAGAATCCATGAGGTTGCTAGGAGCATAGCTGAGGTCTCATTGAGGAGCATATTGGAGGTTGAGCAACGCTCCAAGCGTACGAAGAGGGTTAGGAAGAAATCTAAGCAGTAG